The Rosa chinensis cultivar Old Blush chromosome 7, RchiOBHm-V2, whole genome shotgun sequence DNA segment GATTTGATTACATCAAATACACTTTTtagttatttaaaaaaaaatgttagtataaatatcaagggttgaaatCATCTTTTAAGTATTTGGTCACTTACACCGTATGTGTATAGAAAAATTTCCATGTCTTCAGTGCAGTTAACCTTTAGTGCCAAAAACCTAACTACTAGCACCAAATCCACCCCTCATACGTCCACAACGTTTTTTAGGTAGACATCTCATCATATTGCAAAAAGTTAGAGAAAAACTTGGACTATAAGCAACAACAAAAGGTTTCAAGTTTGTAGTAGTGAGTCGTCAATATCGAAAGGACAACGAGTAGATATTCATAAAAGTTAAGTAAATTAAAGTCCCATAAACTCAGCTAAAAGAAAAGTCCAAACAAAAAACCATCCCGATTACAGCAGCATTGAATTAAATTGATTACCGAATCTGATTTTGATTATATTAGATGCAGATATCGTTAACTGTCTATTTTTTACATATAATACAgatgaaagtttttttttatcccGACTTAGACCTATTTCTCAAATAACGTTTCTTGCACTCAAACTCAAAGAAAAATATACGCTTTGATCTAGATATTAGCCTAATGTTTTGTACAATTGTATTTGATTAAAAAACATCGAGAAATTATTCTTTATAATAATTACCTGAACTTACTTGTACTAATTAGAGCTCTCGTTACGGTGTGCATACGGTGCAAGCCaaatagaaagagaaaaatacGATAACGCAGACCGGGTCTCGTAACACCTCGGAGGATACTCCAGTAATTAGTCAAAACGTATAAAAATATAGTAGAGCAAAAATCCCAAGGGTCCAACCCTGTCCCACAATAGAGAAACATACactaaaaaaggaaaggaaagggtAAAACAGTAAAATCCATATCGTATAGACGTAGCGAGTAGAAAACCAGGTACTCTCTTCCTTCCTCTACATGTATAAAGCaaaagcctctctctctctctctctctctctaaggcTCTCCATTGCTTCCCTCACCTTCTCTCTCTAAGCACCAGAgagccaaaagaagaagaagaagaagcagaggtGGTTCAGGGTTTCGAAATCAGAGTAGTAGTCGTGTAGGTAGAGATTGATGTAAGCGTTGGTGGTTTtgtgttggaagaagaagaagaagaggaggaggagcaatggcaACAGCGCCGGTGAAGCCGCCGCTGCACAACTTCCCGCTATCGTTCTTGAAATGGGGGAGCAAGAACCACACCAACACCAAccaccgctaccgccgcccCGTCTCCGCCGAGCCCGAACCGTCCGACGATTCCGAGCAGCCGCACCAGCACCACCACGGCAATCGCGTCGGATCCCGCACCGCGCGCCACCGCTTCTCGCTCACTTCCTGCTCCGAGAAGCTTCCGAGGTCGCAGAATTCCGAGAAAGAGAGCGAGGACAGCGACGACGACGGTAAGGGCGCGGCCGCCACCGCCGCGGCGGCGGAGGAGGCTGAGGTTCAGAAGCCGTGGAATCTGAGGCCGAGGAGAGCACCGGCTTCGATGACGACGGCGATGACTTCGAAGGCGAATAATACTACTACTGCGAACGGCGAGCTGCATGAGCCGGAGGGTCCGAACCCGAACCCGAAGCAGGGCGAGCAGCCGGCGCCGAAGTCGATGAGGCTGAGGGGTTTGGCTGAAGGTCCGagcatggagaagaagaagaaggagaagaggaagTTCTGGATCGCTTTGTCTAAGGATGAAATTGAAGAGGACATATTCATCATGACCGGGTCCAGACCCGCCCGGCGGCCCAAGAAGCGGCCCAAGAATGTCCAGAAACAGCTCGATGTATGCTATGctctttgctttgatttcatcTAATGCtgcttcagtttttttttatcatgatCATATTTTTTCACCTTTTTTGATAATTTTTATTGGTGGGTTGAATTTTGCAGAATTGTTTTCCGGGTTTATGGCTCGTGGGGTTTACAGCTGATGCTTATCGGGGTGCCGATTCTCCGACTAAGGTATTTCGTCTCTCTGGCTTTCTCACTCTCTTTGGTTCTCTCTGTTTGGTGTTCAGTTTTTATGGAAGTTCTGTTGCTAATTGGTGATTGGGTGGTTTTTGCAGAAGTAGAAGATTGTGTGTTCTTATTTGAAAGCTGGCAAACGAAAAGGGCTGCCCCTGTGGTGTGGAAACCTCTAGTTGAGGTATAATGTGCTGAACTTTTACATAGAGGAAGTGGAATTACCTATAGTAGTTAAAAAGAAG contains these protein-coding regions:
- the LOC112178639 gene encoding uncharacterized protein LOC112178639 encodes the protein MATAPVKPPLHNFPLSFLKWGSKNHTNTNHRYRRPVSAEPEPSDDSEQPHQHHHGNRVGSRTARHRFSLTSCSEKLPRSQNSEKESEDSDDDGKGAAATAAAAEEAEVQKPWNLRPRRAPASMTTAMTSKANNTTTANGELHEPEGPNPNPKQGEQPAPKSMRLRGLAEGPSMEKKKKEKRKFWIALSKDEIEEDIFIMTGSRPARRPKKRPKNVQKQLDNCFPGLWLVGFTADAYRGADSPTKK